One Parageobacillus sp. KH3-4 genomic region harbors:
- a CDS encoding LLM class flavin-dependent oxidoreductase, whose product MRYGFWLPIFGGWLRNVEDENMPATFEYAKTVAQKAEQWGYSTTLVAELYLNDIKGPESDSLEAWSTAAALAAVTEKLEIMTAVRPGFHNPAVTAKMAANIDHISNGRFTLNIVSAWWEEEARQYGGIFTEHDKRYDRTEEFVQVLKGMWTNNVFHFQGKFYEVKGAHLAPKPVQKPHPILYAGGESERGKQAIVEHCDAYVMHGGTVEEIARKVADMKQRRRQAGKEPFRSFGMAAFVICRDSEEAAQAELQRITDVKLSSGYAGYHDFVSKSQLELQLKLQDYSVSNRGLRPNFVGTPEQIADRILAYENAGVDLLLLQFSPQLEEMERFAKQVMPLVEERRNKLAAKGGKQDEQNLHYSRK is encoded by the coding sequence AAAAGCGGAACAGTGGGGATATAGCACAACATTAGTCGCAGAGCTGTATTTAAATGATATAAAAGGGCCGGAGAGCGATTCGTTGGAAGCATGGTCAACAGCGGCGGCACTAGCGGCGGTGACAGAAAAATTGGAAATTATGACGGCAGTCCGCCCTGGTTTCCATAATCCGGCTGTTACGGCAAAAATGGCGGCCAATATTGACCACATTAGCAACGGCCGCTTTACGCTGAATATCGTATCAGCATGGTGGGAAGAAGAAGCGCGTCAATATGGTGGTATTTTTACCGAGCATGATAAGCGCTATGATCGCACCGAAGAATTCGTCCAAGTGTTAAAAGGGATGTGGACGAACAATGTGTTTCATTTCCAAGGGAAATTTTATGAAGTCAAAGGAGCCCATTTAGCGCCAAAGCCGGTGCAAAAGCCGCATCCGATTTTATACGCCGGCGGCGAGAGCGAACGAGGAAAACAAGCGATTGTCGAGCATTGCGATGCGTATGTGATGCACGGCGGAACAGTCGAAGAAATCGCCCGCAAAGTTGCCGACATGAAACAGCGCCGCCGGCAGGCAGGAAAAGAGCCGTTTCGCTCGTTTGGCATGGCGGCGTTTGTCATTTGCCGCGACAGCGAGGAGGCAGCGCAGGCGGAACTACAGCGTATTACCGACGTCAAATTATCAAGCGGCTATGCAGGATATCATGATTTTGTCAGCAAATCCCAGCTTGAATTGCAATTAAAATTGCAAGACTATTCTGTATCCAACCGTGGACTGCGGCCAAACTTCGTCGGCACGCCGGAGCAAATTGCCGATCGTATTTTGGCATATGAAAATGCAGGCGTTGATTTATTGTTATTACAATTTTCTCCGCAATTAGAGGAAATGGAGCGGTTTGCCAAACAAGTAATGCCGCTTGTCGAGGAGCGCCGGAACAAGCTCGCGGCAAAAGGGGGAAAGCAAGATGAGCAAAATTTACATTATTCACGAAAATAG